A stretch of Desulfobaccales bacterium DNA encodes these proteins:
- a CDS encoding methyl-accepting chemotaxis protein, which translates to MWKNLKLGTKLYLAFGVMGLLVLVVGGVGYYTAGRGAEQVKALGEVSLPKAETLLILRGEAESIRGSLRTLALPGLATETRQRQYRNVEASRERYGKAWKTYDGLPKTPEEAELWRQLAPAWEAWRQENTKALELARKVDQLGIVDPDELIRQIESFAKGHYLWVQRVLQLLFTQQGTFTGGEDHTACSLGKWLPTFKTDNADLKQELAAIAEPHRQFHAAVKRIKELMAAGQRAEAQAVYERQMVPAMQDTFGHFEAMLKIAQEANDTFRQLEEQLLGPALEKQRAAMQILDKLVEAGTRNVAQEVQQAMGEAASLKGLSFAAMLAGLLLAGLLGFFLTRNLTLTLTRVVSALKEGSEQVAAAAAQVAGASQSLAQGASEQAASLQETSASLEQMASMTRQNADNATQANTLMAESARVVEQAGQAMQGLRHAMQEVSRASEETARIIKTIDEIAFQTNLLALNAAVEAARAGEAGAGFAVVADEVRALAMRAAEAAKNTADLIEGSVTRIQESTGLMQQTASAFDEVTAASGKMKDLVAEIAAASSEQAQGVEQINKAVTEMNSVTQQVAANAEESASAAEELNAQSEQMKSVVAELTRLVGGGRNGLKPAALDRGGWLKRPALKRPAIAEKPKLPAQPVKPEQLIPFEEEFQEF; encoded by the coding sequence ATGTGGAAAAACCTGAAGCTCGGCACCAAACTCTATCTGGCCTTCGGGGTGATGGGGCTCCTGGTCCTGGTGGTGGGCGGGGTGGGCTATTACACCGCCGGCCGGGGCGCTGAGCAGGTCAAGGCCCTGGGCGAAGTCTCTCTTCCCAAAGCGGAAACTCTCCTGATTCTACGGGGTGAAGCGGAAAGCATCCGGGGGTCGCTGCGCACCCTGGCCCTTCCCGGCCTGGCGACGGAAACGCGCCAGCGCCAGTACCGCAACGTCGAGGCCAGCCGGGAGCGCTACGGCAAGGCCTGGAAGACCTATGACGGCCTCCCCAAGACCCCGGAGGAGGCGGAGCTCTGGCGTCAGCTGGCCCCGGCCTGGGAGGCCTGGCGCCAGGAGAATACCAAAGCCCTGGAGCTGGCCCGCAAGGTGGATCAGCTCGGCATTGTCGATCCCGATGAACTGATCCGGCAGATCGAGAGCTTCGCCAAAGGGCACTATCTCTGGGTGCAGAGGGTCTTGCAGCTCCTCTTCACCCAGCAGGGCACCTTTACCGGCGGGGAGGACCACACCGCCTGCAGCCTGGGGAAATGGCTGCCCACCTTCAAGACCGACAATGCCGACCTGAAGCAGGAGCTGGCTGCCATCGCCGAGCCGCACCGGCAGTTTCACGCCGCAGTGAAGCGCATCAAGGAGCTCATGGCGGCGGGCCAGCGCGCTGAGGCCCAGGCGGTCTACGAGCGCCAGATGGTGCCAGCCATGCAGGACACCTTCGGCCACTTCGAGGCCATGCTGAAGATCGCCCAGGAGGCCAATGACACCTTCCGGCAATTGGAGGAACAGCTTCTGGGCCCGGCCCTGGAGAAACAGCGCGCCGCAATGCAGATATTGGACAAGCTGGTGGAGGCGGGCACCCGCAATGTGGCCCAGGAAGTGCAGCAGGCCATGGGCGAGGCCGCCTCCCTGAAGGGCCTCAGTTTCGCCGCCATGCTGGCGGGACTGCTCCTGGCGGGGCTTCTGGGCTTCTTCCTCACCCGCAACCTCACCCTCACCCTTACCCGGGTGGTGAGCGCCTTGAAGGAAGGCTCCGAGCAAGTGGCCGCGGCCGCGGCCCAGGTGGCCGGGGCCAGCCAGTCCCTGGCCCAGGGGGCCAGCGAGCAGGCCGCCTCCCTCCAGGAGACCTCCGCCTCCCTGGAGCAGATGGCCTCCATGACTCGGCAGAACGCCGACAACGCCACCCAGGCCAACACCCTGATGGCGGAATCCGCCCGGGTGGTGGAGCAGGCCGGCCAGGCCATGCAGGGGCTCAGGCACGCCATGCAGGAGGTCTCCCGGGCCAGCGAGGAGACGGCCCGGATCATCAAGACCATCGACGAGATCGCCTTCCAGACCAATCTTCTGGCCCTGAACGCCGCGGTGGAGGCGGCCCGGGCCGGGGAGGCGGGGGCCGGCTTTGCGGTGGTGGCCGATGAAGTCAGGGCCCTGGCCATGCGGGCGGCGGAGGCGGCCAAAAACACCGCCGACCTCATCGAGGGCTCGGTGACCCGCATCCAGGAGAGCACCGGCCTCATGCAGCAGACTGCCAGCGCCTTCGACGAGGTGACGGCCGCCTCCGGCAAGATGAAGGATCTGGTGGCGGAGATCGCCGCGGCTTCCAGCGAGCAGGCCCAAGGGGTGGAGCAGATCAACAAGGCGGTTACCGAGATGAACAGCGTCACCCAGCAGGTGGCCGCCAACGCCGAGGAGAGCGCCAGCGCCGCGGAGGAGCTGAACGCCCAGTCCGAACAGATGAAAAGCGTGGTGGCGGAACTCACCCGCCTGGTGGGCGGCGGCAGAAACGGCCTCAAACCGGCGGCCCTGGACCGGGGAGGCTGGCTGAAACGCCCCGCCCTGAAGCGGCCGGCCATCGCCGAGAAGCCCAAGCTGCCGGCCCAGCCGGTGAAGCCGGAGCAGCTCATCCCCTTTGAAGAAGAATTCCAGGAATTCTAA
- a CDS encoding methyl-accepting chemotaxis protein, producing the protein MRRFRLQFTLRERILLQFLLIIGAFLGLIFFVLLPAMRDMVFREKEVQIKNMVDSALGLLREYEERTQKGEFSREEAMLRARKRLGSMRYGPEGKDYFWINDFAPRMVMHPFRADLEGKDLSSFKDPKGKALFLEMVEVCRAKGEGTVAYMWQWKDDATRIVPKLSYVKAFQPWGWIVGTGIYVNDVTEQVAQHRNRLLLIIVPVILLLLVWLIVPLRRLGRLLGVMQGITQISAEVQSGAAQVSQTAQSLAQGASSQAASLEETSASLEEMAAMTRGNAEHAREADALVAETTRVVEEAHRAIQELAACMQEVTTAGQQTAKIIKTIDEIAFQTNLLALNAAVEAARAGEAGAGFAVVADEVRALAIRAAEAAKNTAGLIEGTVRQVQQGAQLMGQTQEAFSQVTGRAGKVKDLVAEIAAASGEQAQGVEQISRAVADMNRVTQETAASAQESAAAAEELSAQSEQLRAIVKELALIARMRLEGAELVEHSAPRL; encoded by the coding sequence ATGAGGCGGTTCAGACTGCAATTCACCTTGCGGGAGCGGATCCTGCTCCAGTTTCTGCTCATCATCGGCGCTTTTTTGGGCCTCATCTTTTTTGTGCTCCTGCCGGCCATGCGGGACATGGTCTTCAGGGAAAAGGAAGTCCAGATCAAGAACATGGTGGATTCCGCCCTCGGCCTCCTCCGGGAGTATGAGGAGCGGACCCAGAAAGGCGAGTTCAGCCGGGAGGAGGCCATGCTTCGGGCCAGGAAACGCCTGGGCAGCATGCGCTACGGCCCCGAGGGCAAGGACTACTTCTGGATCAATGACTTTGCCCCCCGCATGGTGATGCACCCCTTCCGGGCCGACCTGGAGGGCAAGGACCTGAGCTCCTTCAAGGACCCCAAGGGCAAGGCCCTGTTTCTGGAGATGGTGGAGGTCTGCCGGGCCAAGGGCGAGGGCACCGTGGCCTACATGTGGCAGTGGAAAGACGACGCCACCCGCATCGTCCCCAAGCTCTCGTACGTCAAAGCCTTCCAGCCCTGGGGCTGGATTGTGGGCACCGGCATTTACGTCAACGATGTAACCGAGCAAGTGGCCCAGCACCGGAACCGCCTGCTCCTCATCATCGTCCCGGTCATCTTGCTGCTTTTGGTCTGGCTCATCGTGCCCCTTAGGCGTTTAGGACGGCTTTTGGGGGTGATGCAGGGGATCACCCAGATCTCCGCGGAGGTGCAGAGCGGCGCCGCCCAGGTCTCTCAGACGGCCCAGAGTCTGGCCCAGGGCGCCAGCTCCCAGGCCGCCTCCCTGGAGGAGACCTCCGCCTCCCTGGAGGAGATGGCCGCTATGACCCGGGGCAATGCCGAGCACGCCCGGGAGGCCGACGCCCTGGTGGCAGAGACCACCCGGGTGGTGGAAGAGGCCCACCGGGCCATCCAGGAGCTGGCCGCCTGCATGCAGGAGGTCACCACTGCCGGGCAGCAGACCGCCAAGATCATCAAGACCATTGACGAGATCGCCTTCCAGACCAATCTCCTGGCCCTGAACGCCGCGGTGGAGGCGGCCCGGGCCGGAGAGGCGGGGGCCGGCTTTGCGGTGGTGGCCGACGAGGTTAGGGCCCTGGCCATCCGGGCGGCGGAAGCGGCCAAAAACACCGCCGGCCTCATCGAAGGCACGGTGCGCCAGGTGCAGCAGGGGGCCCAGCTCATGGGGCAGACCCAGGAGGCCTTCTCCCAGGTGACGGGCCGGGCCGGCAAGGTGAAGGACCTGGTGGCGGAGATCGCCGCCGCCTCCGGCGAGCAGGCCCAGGGGGTGGAGCAGATCTCCCGGGCGGTGGCGGACATGAACCGGGTGACCCAGGAGACCGCGGCCAGCGCCCAGGAGAGCGCCGCGGCGGCGGAAGAGCTCTCGGCCCAGTCCGAGCAGCTCCGGGCCATCGTCAAGGAATTGGCCCTCATCGCCCGCATGCGCCTGGAAGGGGCGGAGCTGGTGGAGCATTCCGCCCCCCGGCTCTGA
- a CDS encoding chemotaxis protein CheA, protein MTHEPGMDLNEVLNRLALKAVMLSPDDLPALGAFLEELEGLKDRLSEEGPEDAGTVVDQLLTVVQRLVLQEIPAALEAVELLGQGVALLQQLAAGRSPQACPEDWQAYLRLLAGVMGTEPPAADTGVEEGETASATPAPAPAFDDPELVANFLTEAGEHLEGIETRLVYLEQHPDDLEAVNAIFRPFHTIKGVAGFLNLDQIQAAGHELESLLDRVRSGTLKVTPELVDTILFGVDLLREMLADLSEALAASRPLQVFDLSSLAARIAALADTPSPTPRLGEILVQEGDLGPEELEAALERQRQEEPGRPLGEILVDQGKVAPKKVAQALVQQLSEVKAEAASPAAIKVDLAKLDTLVDLMGELVIVQSQVRQNPAVLAAADQKLVRDLGQMARITTELQKISMSLRMVPIGATLRRMTRLVRDLAHKTGKLVSLHLEGEDTEIDRNMVEAIYDPLVHLVRNAVDHGLETPEERQAQGKPPEGRLVLRAYHKGGSVILDIEDDGRGLNRAAILAKARERGLVGAGELSPAQIDHLIFEPGFSTASQVTEVSGRGVGMDVVKQTVERLRGKIDIHSRPGEGTRFSLRLPLTLAIIDGLVVRVASERYILPTVAVRESLRPSREDYFTVEGKGELIRVRQLLLPLVRLHRLLGLTGPVPDPWEALILVVEHEGHCRAFLVDEILGKQEVVIKSLGQLLQNRPGLAGGTILGDGRVGLILDLGGVFSLAG, encoded by the coding sequence GTGACGCACGAGCCCGGCATGGATCTGAACGAGGTCTTAAACCGCCTGGCCCTGAAGGCGGTCATGCTCTCCCCGGACGATCTGCCCGCCCTGGGGGCCTTTCTGGAAGAGTTGGAGGGTCTCAAAGACCGGCTCTCCGAAGAAGGCCCGGAGGATGCCGGGACGGTGGTGGACCAGCTCCTGACGGTCGTCCAGCGCCTGGTGCTGCAGGAGATTCCCGCCGCCCTGGAAGCAGTGGAGCTCCTGGGCCAGGGCGTGGCGTTGCTCCAGCAGCTGGCCGCCGGCCGCTCGCCTCAGGCCTGCCCGGAAGACTGGCAGGCCTACCTCCGCCTCCTGGCCGGGGTTATGGGTACCGAGCCGCCCGCTGCGGACACTGGGGTCGAGGAAGGCGAGACCGCCTCCGCAACTCCTGCGCCCGCCCCGGCCTTTGACGACCCGGAGCTGGTGGCCAACTTCCTCACCGAGGCCGGGGAGCACCTGGAGGGCATCGAAACCCGCTTGGTCTACCTGGAGCAGCACCCCGACGACCTGGAGGCGGTGAACGCCATCTTCCGGCCCTTCCACACCATCAAGGGGGTGGCCGGCTTCCTCAACCTGGACCAGATCCAGGCGGCGGGCCATGAACTGGAATCCCTGCTGGACCGGGTGCGCAGCGGCACCCTCAAGGTGACCCCGGAGCTGGTGGATACTATCCTCTTCGGGGTGGACCTGCTCCGGGAGATGCTGGCAGACCTGAGTGAAGCGCTGGCCGCCTCCCGGCCTTTGCAAGTCTTTGACCTCTCGTCTCTGGCGGCCCGGATCGCCGCTTTGGCGGACACCCCCTCCCCCACCCCCCGCCTGGGGGAGATTCTGGTGCAGGAAGGAGACCTGGGACCTGAGGAGCTTGAGGCCGCCCTGGAACGCCAGCGGCAGGAGGAGCCCGGCCGGCCCCTGGGGGAGATCCTGGTGGACCAGGGCAAGGTGGCCCCCAAAAAAGTGGCCCAGGCCCTGGTGCAGCAACTCTCGGAAGTCAAAGCCGAGGCGGCCTCCCCTGCGGCCATCAAGGTGGACCTGGCCAAGCTGGACACCCTGGTGGACCTCATGGGCGAGCTGGTCATCGTCCAGAGCCAGGTGCGGCAAAACCCGGCGGTGTTGGCCGCCGCCGACCAGAAGCTGGTCCGGGATCTGGGCCAGATGGCCCGCATCACCACCGAGCTCCAGAAGATCTCCATGTCCCTGCGCATGGTGCCCATCGGCGCCACCTTGAGGCGCATGACCCGTCTGGTGCGGGACCTGGCCCACAAGACCGGCAAGCTCGTCAGCCTGCACCTGGAAGGCGAGGACACCGAGATCGACCGCAACATGGTGGAGGCCATCTACGACCCCCTGGTGCACCTGGTGAGGAACGCCGTGGACCACGGCCTGGAGACCCCCGAGGAGCGCCAGGCCCAGGGCAAGCCTCCAGAGGGACGCCTGGTGCTCCGGGCCTACCACAAGGGCGGCAGCGTCATCCTGGACATCGAGGACGACGGCCGGGGGCTCAACCGGGCGGCCATCCTGGCCAAGGCCCGGGAGCGGGGCCTGGTGGGGGCAGGCGAGCTTTCCCCCGCCCAGATCGACCACCTCATCTTCGAGCCCGGTTTCAGCACCGCCTCCCAGGTCACCGAGGTCTCCGGCCGGGGAGTGGGGATGGACGTGGTGAAGCAGACGGTGGAGCGCCTTCGGGGCAAGATCGACATCCACTCCCGCCCCGGGGAGGGCACCCGCTTCTCCCTGCGCCTGCCCCTCACCTTGGCCATCATCGACGGTCTGGTGGTCAGGGTGGCGAGCGAGCGCTACATCCTCCCCACGGTGGCGGTTAGGGAGAGCTTAAGGCCCAGCCGGGAGGACTACTTCACCGTGGAGGGCAAGGGCGAGCTCATCCGGGTCCGCCAGCTGCTTCTGCCCCTGGTGCGCCTGCACCGCCTCCTGGGGCTCACCGGGCCGGTCCCCGATCCCTGGGAGGCCCTGATCCTGGTGGTGGAGCATGAAGGCCACTGCCGGGCTTTTTTGGTGGATGAGATCCTGGGCAAGCAGGAAGTGGTCATCAAATCCCTGGGGCAACTCTTGCAGAACCGCCCCGGGCTGGCCGGCGGCACCATCCTGGGGGACGGCCGGGTGGGCCTGATCTTGGATCTGGGCGGCGTCTTTTCCCTGGCGGGCTAG
- a CDS encoding response regulator, which produces MSSCIDFSIKVLVADDFATMRKIVRNILKQIGFEDIVEAEDGAAALHILKTEKVGLVVTDWNMPNMTGLELLQHIRKNPATAQVPVLMVTAEGLKENVLEAVKAGVNNYVVKPFTAEVLQEKIEAIFRKLAAA; this is translated from the coding sequence ATGAGCTCATGCATTGATTTCTCCATCAAGGTGCTGGTGGCGGATGACTTCGCCACCATGCGCAAGATCGTGCGCAACATCCTCAAGCAGATCGGCTTTGAGGACATCGTGGAGGCGGAGGACGGCGCCGCCGCCCTGCACATCCTCAAGACCGAAAAGGTCGGTCTCGTGGTCACGGACTGGAACATGCCCAACATGACCGGCCTGGAGCTTTTGCAACACATCCGCAAAAATCCGGCCACCGCCCAGGTGCCGGTGCTCATGGTCACCGCCGAGGGCCTCAAGGAAAACGTCCTGGAGGCGGTGAAGGCGGGAGTCAACAATTATGTGGTCAAACCCTTCACCGCCGAGGTCCTGCAGGAAAAGATCGAAGCCATCTTCCGCAAACTGGCCGCAGCGTAA
- a CDS encoding aminopeptidase P family protein — protein sequence MLRLAGMERHDFTGRLAWLRSQLAARDLEAHLVSGPENRRYLSGFTATDELLTETSGYLLITREHAFLLTDFRYREWALAEAVGWQVVIYQKSLGETLAEVLAEEGIRRLGFEPAYLSVRQYERLTQAAAQAGLKVEWLPQESLVEQAREIKEPAEVAAIREALRLTEGVLTEVAGLLAPGLTEGQVAWEIEKRLREAGAEGLAFAPIVAAGKNSARPHHRPGDTPLRPGEPIIIDLGCRVAGYCSDLTRTFILGEPTPRFREIYDLVRRAQRRAEAGLRAGLTSDAADALGREVIRQAGYGEFFGHSLGHGVGLAVHEAPSLSPHADRATVLKAGSVVTVEPGIYLPEWGGVRLENLVILHDTHAEVLTRMGYYEW from the coding sequence GTGCTAAGACTGGCAGGCATGGAGAGGCATGACTTCACGGGGCGGCTGGCCTGGCTCCGGTCCCAGCTGGCGGCCCGGGACCTGGAGGCCCATCTGGTTTCCGGGCCGGAGAACCGCCGGTATCTCTCCGGCTTCACGGCCACGGACGAACTGCTCACCGAAACCTCCGGCTATCTCCTGATCACCCGGGAGCACGCCTTTTTGCTGACGGATTTCCGCTACCGGGAGTGGGCCCTGGCGGAAGCGGTGGGCTGGCAGGTGGTGATTTACCAGAAGAGTCTGGGAGAGACCCTGGCGGAGGTCCTGGCCGAGGAGGGCATCCGGCGCCTGGGGTTTGAGCCGGCCTATCTCAGCGTGCGCCAGTACGAGCGCCTGACCCAGGCGGCGGCCCAGGCGGGTCTGAAAGTGGAGTGGCTCCCCCAAGAGAGCCTGGTGGAGCAGGCCAGGGAAATCAAAGAGCCGGCGGAGGTGGCGGCCATCCGGGAGGCCCTGCGCCTCACGGAGGGGGTGCTGACGGAGGTGGCCGGACTGCTGGCTCCGGGCCTCACCGAGGGCCAGGTGGCCTGGGAGATCGAGAAGCGCCTGCGGGAGGCCGGCGCCGAGGGCCTGGCTTTTGCGCCCATTGTGGCTGCGGGGAAAAACAGCGCCCGGCCCCATCACCGGCCCGGGGACACGCCCTTGAGGCCCGGGGAGCCCATCATCATCGATCTGGGCTGCCGGGTGGCGGGCTACTGCTCGGACCTCACCCGCACCTTCATCTTGGGGGAGCCCACCCCCCGATTCCGGGAGATTTACGATCTGGTGCGCCGGGCCCAGCGGCGGGCCGAGGCGGGCTTGCGGGCGGGCTTGACAAGTGATGCCGCGGACGCCTTAGGCCGGGAGGTCATCCGCCAGGCGGGCTATGGCGAGTTCTTCGGCCATTCCCTGGGGCACGGGGTGGGCCTGGCGGTGCACGAGGCCCCCAGCCTCAGTCCCCACGCCGACCGGGCCACGGTGTTGAAGGCCGGGAGTGTGGTTACGGTGGAGCCGGGGATCTACCTCCCCGAGTGGGGGGGTGTGCGCCTGGAGAACCTTGTTATCCTCCATGACACCCACGCCGAGGTGCTGACCCGGATGGGATATTACGAGTGGTAG
- a CDS encoding PaaI family thioesterase, producing MSAVKPLAPEIEAELRDRLAHNPFVQYMGVEVPELGEGFARFVLPIRREFHNSQGFLQGGVIAALADEAVAYALFSLVPPGEMISTVEMKINFLAPVQEGRIEARAHISKRGRTLSLGEVEVRQGVRLIAKGLCTYIHLTPPAAA from the coding sequence ATGAGCGCCGTCAAGCCGCTGGCCCCGGAGATCGAAGCCGAGCTCCGGGACCGTCTGGCCCACAATCCTTTTGTGCAGTATATGGGCGTGGAAGTGCCGGAACTGGGGGAGGGCTTTGCCCGTTTTGTGCTGCCCATCCGCCGGGAGTTCCACAACTCCCAGGGCTTTTTGCAGGGCGGGGTCATCGCCGCCCTGGCCGACGAAGCCGTGGCCTACGCCCTCTTCAGCCTGGTGCCCCCCGGGGAGATGATCAGCACCGTGGAGATGAAGATCAACTTCCTGGCCCCGGTGCAGGAAGGCCGCATCGAGGCGAGAGCCCACATCAGCAAGCGGGGCCGCACCCTGTCCCTGGGGGAGGTGGAGGTGCGCCAGGGGGTGCGCCTCATCGCCAAGGGGCTGTGCACCTACATCCACCTCACCCCGCCCGCTGCGGCCTGA
- a CDS encoding carbon monoxide dehydrogenase accessory protein CooC: protein MKIAVSGKGGVGKTTLAALLIKFFRDQGKKVLAVDADPDANLALALGVPDPDNIRPISDMKDLVAERTESEPGKMGGFFKMNPKVDDIPDKFSRNLNGIKLIVMGTVKKGGSGCVCPESVLLKALMTNIVLFRDEVVVMDMEAGIEHLGRATTRGVDRLIVVVEPGRRSIETAQHVRRLAEDLGLTKVAVVGNKIRGPEDEEFLRQNLPDLPILGFLPYDPKVIEADLQGKPPYELSPELMAAAQKIAEKLLQG, encoded by the coding sequence ATGAAGATTGCTGTGAGCGGTAAGGGAGGCGTGGGCAAGACCACCTTGGCCGCTTTGTTGATCAAGTTTTTCCGGGACCAGGGCAAAAAAGTCCTGGCGGTGGATGCCGACCCTGACGCCAACCTGGCCCTGGCCCTGGGGGTGCCGGACCCCGACAACATCCGCCCCATCAGCGACATGAAGGACCTGGTGGCGGAGCGCACCGAATCCGAACCCGGCAAAATGGGCGGCTTTTTCAAGATGAACCCCAAGGTGGACGACATCCCGGACAAGTTCTCCCGCAACCTCAACGGCATCAAGCTCATCGTCATGGGCACGGTGAAAAAAGGAGGGAGCGGCTGTGTCTGCCCGGAGAGCGTGCTCCTCAAGGCCCTCATGACCAACATCGTGCTTTTCCGGGATGAGGTGGTGGTCATGGATATGGAGGCGGGCATTGAGCACTTGGGCCGGGCCACCACCCGGGGGGTGGACCGCCTCATCGTGGTGGTGGAGCCGGGCCGGCGCAGCATCGAGACCGCCCAGCATGTGCGCCGCCTGGCGGAGGACCTGGGGCTCACCAAGGTGGCGGTGGTGGGGAACAAGATCCGGGGCCCGGAAGATGAGGAGTTCCTGCGCCAGAACCTTCCGGACTTGCCCATCCTGGGCTTTCTCCCCTATGACCCCAAAGTCATCGAGGCCGACCTGCAGGGCAAGCCGCCTTATGAGCTGAGCCCGGAGCTCATGGCCGCCGCCCAGAAGATCGCCGAAAAGCTGCTGCAGGGGTAA
- a CDS encoding MFS transporter, translated as MAVTPPSLRLKLLVIGVLYFAEGLPYGFVVTALSFYLRGQGVPLEQIGLVSLLGLAWSFKFLWSPLVDRYGIRAAWLVPAQGVMVLCFLGLAHLSPGPVSPLFFVLVGLLCLASATQDLAADAYAVDILEAAELGLANGVRNGAYRVGSLAAGSGLLILSDRVGWQPAFVGAGVMMGVLALTVLVAPPFRLPRAGRGATRPGGFGLVREAVRGLRGLPSFGAIILFTLTFKAGDALMATMVSPFWRDQGFSGTEFGVVSGLLGSLATIVGGLLGGALTSRWGIGTALWSMGLLQAVSNLGYFAAALPGMGRRVLLSLPLPFGGEVPIYPIYLASQGESLTGGMGSAAFMAFLMCLCDKRFSAMHYAFFAMLFSFGARIFGYLGGLLAAALGYPTFFLVSFLAAMPAFMLLPWILPVVREREGRGPHE; from the coding sequence ATGGCCGTGACCCCACCCTCCTTACGGCTCAAGCTCCTGGTCATTGGGGTTCTCTATTTTGCCGAGGGCCTGCCTTACGGCTTTGTGGTGACGGCCCTGTCCTTTTATCTCCGGGGCCAGGGGGTGCCCCTGGAGCAGATCGGCTTGGTGAGCCTCCTGGGCCTGGCCTGGAGCTTCAAGTTTCTCTGGAGCCCCCTAGTGGACCGCTATGGGATCCGGGCCGCCTGGCTGGTGCCGGCCCAGGGGGTGATGGTTCTCTGCTTTTTGGGCCTGGCGCATCTGAGCCCGGGGCCGGTCAGCCCCCTCTTTTTTGTCCTGGTGGGCCTGCTGTGCCTGGCTTCGGCCACCCAGGACCTGGCCGCAGACGCCTATGCGGTGGACATCCTGGAAGCGGCGGAGCTGGGCCTGGCCAACGGGGTGCGTAACGGCGCCTACCGGGTGGGGTCCCTGGCCGCAGGCTCCGGACTCCTGATCCTCAGTGACCGGGTGGGCTGGCAGCCGGCCTTCGTAGGCGCCGGAGTGATGATGGGGGTGCTGGCCCTCACGGTGCTGGTGGCCCCGCCCTTCCGCCTGCCCCGGGCCGGCCGGGGTGCGACCCGGCCCGGCGGTTTTGGGCTGGTGCGGGAGGCGGTGCGGGGCTTGCGGGGGCTGCCCTCTTTCGGCGCCATCATCCTTTTCACCCTCACTTTTAAGGCCGGGGATGCCCTCATGGCCACCATGGTGAGCCCCTTCTGGCGGGACCAGGGCTTCTCCGGCACGGAGTTCGGGGTGGTCTCCGGCCTGCTGGGCTCGCTGGCCACCATTGTGGGGGGGCTTCTGGGCGGGGCCCTCACCAGCCGCTGGGGTATCGGCACCGCCCTGTGGAGCATGGGGCTCCTGCAGGCCGTCTCCAATCTGGGCTACTTTGCGGCGGCCCTGCCGGGGATGGGCCGGCGGGTGCTGCTCAGCCTGCCCCTGCCCTTCGGCGGGGAGGTGCCCATCTACCCCATTTATCTGGCCTCCCAGGGGGAGAGCCTCACTGGCGGCATGGGCTCCGCGGCCTTCATGGCCTTTCTCATGTGCCTGTGCGACAAGCGTTTCAGCGCCATGCACTATGCCTTCTTCGCCATGCTCTTCAGCTTCGGGGCCCGCATCTTCGGGTATTTGGGAGGACTTCTGGCCGCGGCTTTGGGGTATCCCACCTTCTTTTTGGTGAGCTTCCTGGCGGCCATGCCCGCCTTTATGCTCCTGCCCTGGATTCTGCCGGTGGTGCGGGAGCGGGAGGGGAGGGGACCTCATGAGTGA
- a CDS encoding NTPase has product MSDKAGAGRKERGEAPPLPLRLLLTGPPQVGKTTVARRVAELFPGRVGGFYTQEVREHGVRRGFEVITLDGRRGWLARVDFPGPHRVGKYGVDVAGFEAVALPAMQAHPGLELVIIDEVGKMECFSRRFIAALEELWRAPVALVATVALKGGGYIQELKARPEARIIQVTPANRERLPAEIVALLRSKASVD; this is encoded by the coding sequence ATGAGTGACAAGGCCGGCGCGGGGAGGAAGGAGCGGGGAGAAGCGCCTCCCTTGCCGCTCCGCCTCCTCCTCACCGGGCCGCCCCAAGTAGGGAAGACCACCGTGGCCCGGCGGGTGGCGGAGCTCTTCCCCGGCCGGGTAGGGGGCTTCTATACCCAGGAAGTGCGGGAACACGGAGTGCGCCGGGGCTTTGAGGTCATTACCCTGGACGGCCGCCGGGGCTGGCTGGCCCGGGTGGATTTCCCGGGACCCCACCGGGTAGGGAAGTACGGGGTGGATGTGGCCGGCTTTGAGGCCGTGGCGCTGCCCGCCATGCAGGCCCACCCCGGGCTGGAGCTGGTCATCATTGACGAAGTGGGGAAGATGGAGTGCTTCTCCCGCCGCTTCATTGCGGCCCTGGAGGAACTCTGGCGGGCGCCGGTGGCGCTGGTGGCCACCGTGGCCCTGAAGGGCGGGGGCTATATCCAGGAGCTCAAGGCCCGGCCGGAGGCCAGGATCATCCAGGTCACCCCTGCCAACCGGGAGCGGCTGCCGGCGGAGATCGTGGCCCTCCTGCGGTCAAAAGCTAGCGTGGACTGA